In the Sorghum bicolor cultivar BTx623 chromosome 4, Sorghum_bicolor_NCBIv3, whole genome shotgun sequence genome, TGTTCACCAAACTATCAAACTGCGGTGAGAACTGCGATGGCGTTTGCCGTTTGATTCATCTAAACATATAGCGAAGAGATAAGAGGAACTGTTACGCATGTTTGTTTCGAGTCTATCCGTGATTCATCACGGCGTAATTGGATACCGGCCTATTTCAGATACGATCCCGCCTCCTCGGCCGTAAGCCCGTAATCGCATCCAACTTTCCCTCAACTCGTGTCTCCCAGGTTAAAAAGCCACAAGCAGTGGCGAGGTCATCTGTTCGTTGCCGCCGCCGTCATGCCAGTTCATGCCTCGATTCATCTACTACATCCGTTCGGCAAACAAAAGCAGACCCAGGAGTGAAGAAAGTGATGTTTCAGCCAACGGTACACTTCGGATTTATCTCCCTTATTCCATTCCTTTACAGCTTATAACAAGAAATGCTTCAGGTTTTCTCCTCCCTCGTGACAATGCAACGAACAAATAACTCAACGATGCTCTAGGTGGTACACTACggtacaaacaaaaggatcAAGGTTCTACAAGGTCTGTATCCTTTGGATCTGCGACTCAGCTTGCGAGTCGCTAGCTGGATTATCAGGAGTGTGCTCGCTGACGAAGCTCTCGATCTTATGAAGTGACTGCAAAGATGTTAAAGAGTGTTATCTTTTAAAAAGCTGTCTGATGATAATTGGTACGTAGAAAGAGAAACGATATTCGCGGTAAGCTTACCTCAATTGCGATATCAGTGGGTGTCAGCTTAGAGACATCATGGTGACCTTGCTTAGATGCAATCTCTGCAAATGCCAGGCACAGGTGTGTTAATCCACTGGAACTTGGAACAAAACTATAATCAAGTCTTATGAAGGATCATCTGATCATATAATTTGCCAGATTATCTGGATGGGAATCTTACCTTCTAGAGAAACCCTTACATCTGCATTTGCATAAGCGTCACCCCTTTGCTCTGCAAGCATGCTGAGCTTAGAGAAGGCCTAACATAGAAGGAACCCAGTGAGTGATCCGTATTAGAACTGGCAAAAAAAGTGTGAGCATGCCTACAGATACCACAAGTAAAGGCCTGGAATCCAGGATAGAGCTTCAAGGTTTAAGTGGATCTATGAGCAGTTCTTTGTCCAAATAGAATGACAAGACAATTCTGTTTCACCAGCATGAACGAAAATGAAGGAACAAGTAGCTACCATTGTGTATGGATCACCAGATGGTTGGTCCAGGAGAGGACGAGAGGCAGTTCCCACTTTAGCAATACGCCTAGCAAGAGCATCCAAGGGCACATCTAACCAAACAGATAGGCCCTTCTTcatatatttcctgataatgCACCGCAGGTCACATTACTATTGATTCAAAGAAAATAAAGTGACCCATTTAAAGGAAAAAATAAAGTGAACTCTAGATACCAGTTAACTGGTCGGATAACAGCACCACCGCCGGTGGCAACAACTAATCGTTGCATGGAGGACAAATCTCTCAAGACACTACTCTGCAAGGCATGAAACACAAAGGAAGGTAAATCATAAGCCAAAGCTTCCAAATCTGGGCATTAAGGAATAAAAAACAAACATCATAAATCAGAGAGAGTACATGAGGATGTCAGTACCAGAGAAATTCAGTAACCATTACCTCATTATCCCGAAAGAAGGCTTCGCTATGAACCTTGAATATTTGAGCAACTGAAGGCATTCCAACAGCTTGCTCCACTAATTTGTCACTGTAAAACATAATTTAGAGCAACAAATCTCATCGTCAGTACCTGTGCATCAGAACATCCATAGGAACCTTCAACAGATTGCTACTTGCACAAAAAGACACAGACCTGTCAAAGAACGAATAACCCAAGACTTCAGACATAATCTTCCCCACTGTACTTTTTCCAGAACCCATCATTCCTGCACACAAACACTCACTCATCAATCATAAATTCAAACATGGTAGTTTCATCTAAAAGTTGACGTTCTTTATAGCAATCGCAATATAGGAGGACGGAAACTAACCTACTAAGTAAATACACCTCCCGTTCAAGTAGAACAGAACTTCTTCGGATTTCCTCTGAAATCATAGCACAATAACATTAGGCCGGTGCAAAAACACATGCGCTCTCCATAGTAATTATTGATATGATCTTTTAGGAATCCAAGATCTTGGTCAAATACCTTCAACAGGAGAGCTTCGTCAACGGAGTTATGCAAGTTTTCATGACCTGCACAGGAATAAGATCATTAAAAAAATTGTCAACCATAGGGATACAAGCATGGGGCTCCATCTTCCTATTTTGCATTTTTCCTATAATCCAAAACCCGATTGATTTATCAATTTCTGACAAATCAAACCACTCAGAAGGTATAGATCCTCCCCGAACCCCTTAGAAGAGGAAAACAAAACTCCAGAAATCACTCGGAATCGGAACCCATGGAACCAAACTATATACTTCGTAAAATCCTACAGCCAAATCACACGTCAATTCCATTAAAGTCAACAGTAATGACGAATCCAAATACGCCCCAATAACATTGGTTCGATTAGAGCGAACCGAATTCGCAACGAACGGGATAAAAAAAGCGACAGGGAAGACCAAAAAAAAAACCGAATCACGCCAATCTGACCACAATATGCGTAATGTAAAAAACAGAGAGGCGAAGGGGCTGTACCTCCGAACGATTTCTTGGCACGGAGCGGTGCGACGGGCTTGGACCCGCGAGCCCGCACGGCAACCGCAGCTCCCGCCGGATCAGCGACTCTCAGGCTCCCGATGGGCGACTGTAGGCCGCCCCGGCGCCGTCCGGAGCCGAAGCCCGCGGCAACCGCAGCTCCCGCCGGATCAGCGACTCTCAGGCTCCCGATGGGCGACTGTAGGCCGCCCCGGCGCCGTCCGGAGCCGAAGCCCGCGGCCCGCGTCTGCAGCGCCAGGCCCGCCTCcatcctctgctgctgctgctgctgtgcggGGAGAGGGGACGCGGCGACCAGTCGGCTACGGCTCAATCTCGGCGCGATCCGGAGGTCTAAAGAAGCAGAGGGCGCAGGCGGCAGGTGGTagccggtggcggtggcggaaaTGTGGCCATGTGGGGACAGTAAAATAGTGACGGGGGCGCATcgggcaccagacgctgccgAGTAGTTGCGTAATTTCGAGCTCGAATTCCCCTTTTTGCCCTTGGCATTTGCTTTTGTTTGTTGTTTTGTTTCGAGTGATGGCTTAGGTGTAGTTGGTGCCCTGCGCTGCGCTAGAGCCACACGTTTATATTGTGATGAAAAAGCATTTagcttcatttatatttaattgattgattgattgttcTTGTACAGTTACATGTCACTggtattaattattttttaattataaatatataaaaagagATATATCGATCTAGATTTTTCAGAGTTATGTTATGACACAAGGGTTGGCATAAGAAGATAGGTATTGCCACCTAGCATTTCAAGGATCCTCGTCTTCTAAAATGCAGCGTTGAAATGAATGGGGCGTGTAAGTAGTATTGGTGAAAAATATTTATATAATTGCATATGAAGGCTGGAATTCCTCAGTTTATCCGGTTCAGCTGGGTATTTTAGTCAAGGATGCACGTTGGGTTGGTTGGGGATCTAGCTAGTACAGGGGTACGTAGCTGAGTCAGAGTCACCTACCGCTGGGTGCCTCCACGTCAGGCAGATGTGGCTGGTGGGAAGGGGGTATCTCGGCAGAATCGTGCGGTGGACTGATGCGGAATCGATCCAACATGCTGGAGAAGATCATGGGTGTCCCGTACtttttgatatatatatatccgcTTGTTGGGACTGGGAATTTACTTCTTGTATAGTTTTCTAAAGCAAAGTTTTCAGGGGAAATAAGACAGTAAATTCACGTCTTCCCAGTTCTATTTTTTGAAGTATAAGCCCCTCAAAATATATTACcgggaaataaaaaaaaaatctgcccTTTTCCTTTCGAGATAAAGATTGGGAAATTCTGTTGTTTTGAGACAGGAGCATTAGAGACCGTCTTCGTCGAATCTGCGGcatcattaaatatattctAGTTAAAGAAATCACGAGGAGCATAGGAGAAACGGGAAACACTAACAACATACGGAGTATATTCCATGTGATTGTTGCACTGTGGAGAAAAGTCTAAACAAAATGCAACGTGATAGTAACTTGTAAATCTTGTTTCCTGCTAACTTAAACGACCAGCCGATACATGGTCTTAAGCCACCAACCACACAACTCCTGCTAATTTAGACGACCAGCCGAAATATGATCCTAAGCCACCGCCCACCAACCGCACAACTAAAAAAATAGTGAGTGTTTGCTTGCTTTTGGCCTGGTCAGAACCAACTCTTCAGAGTGACAATGCCATCCCATCACGGCATCACGCACGCCGGTCGCCACCAACCAAACAATTGCGTTGAACACTGTAAAGAACCAGGGATAAACGGGATGGAGGTGCTATAACTCACCAGCCATTCAggcagaggcagcagccaaaTGGTTGAAAAATagataaggtcttgtttagttcacccaaaaactaaaaaattttcaagattctccgtcacatctaatctttcggcatatgcatgaagcattaaatatagacgaaaataaaaactaattgcacagtttatctgtaaatcgcgagacgaatcttttaatcataattagttcatgattggacaatatttgtcacaaacaaacaaaagtgctacagtagcgaaatccaaaatcttttcgcatctaaacaaggcctaaatctggCCGCAGACTTTGATTTGATAACGAGCATGACCGCGAGTGGTTTCGGCGAATCTCCTTTATCTTTGATCCTTGCAGTTGCAGGGAAAGTCTTGAAGGATAGTTACTGCAGCCCGTTGCTGTCACTGGGTAAAATGGAATGACCGTCATCACTTTGGCAAAGATATATTCATCTGCGCACATGTTTGGAGCGGTATGAACATTTTCGACTTGCATGCGTGACTTCACACCGGTCAAGGGATCCGGCTAGCCAGTGTGTGTGTGGAAAAGACGAAGCTGCACAGACCTGAGAGGACAGTCAAGGGATCGCTCCGTCAAGAAATGGGCAGTTTCGTGCCGCCCAATAAGTGAATAGGACAGCGGTCTTTTACAATTTGGTGGGTAATAAAGAAAGAGCAgttaagcaaaaaaaaaaaactactccCTCGCCTGCAAATAAAGTTGTAATAAGATACACTGAATTATTGAGCTCCAGCTATGCAGACAGCGTGGAAGACTGTTGCTACTTGCGTACTCCTTCCGTCctaaaataagtgtcgtttgcGCTTTCCgaaaaataactttaactaaatatatagtaaaaaatattaatatttatagtacataattattatcattggaaagatctttaagtctagttttttaacaaatttatgtagagatataaatattgcacatattttctacaaattgaGTTAAAGTTGTGGCACGAAAACccaaaacgacactctttttggaacggagggagtagatcGTAGATCGACCATAGCATAGCAGGTGGTATCGTGGCATGGGCGCACGCGCATGGCACCCAACTGTCCAGCATGATTGCCCGGGACACGAAAACGTGATGAATTGAAAGAGAAACCTGGGCCCTGCCCATGGAGCAAGACTCTGCAAATGAACGGTGTACAGAGAAACAGATTCTCCAGCTGCCCGGTGCATCACCGGAGGAGGATGGCGCGTCTAATGCTGCGGCCACGGATCTGCGAAATCGGACGCATGTGGTGCTGAGCCCACGGGGCGACGCGATTTTTAGAGCACACGTTCATTTGTTCCAACTACTCTCTTTGCGTGGACACAATCTTCTGTCAATTAAAATTTGAGAAGATCGTGTTCCCTAACCTCTATCATGGACGAGTCAGATGATAGTTCAGTACCCGGTTTATTGATATGTTACACAGGGTTCGCAGGTGTGAAGGACAACCAACACATTTACAACATGTAAGGGCCAAAAAATACTATAGTGCTAACATACTATTCCTTTCCATTGTTTTGATACGACAACGTTTCTTGGGACTGGGAGAATGCTAGGCATCGTGGTGATTCCAGCCATCGACTAGCTACCTTAATAGTAAAGTTGTTCTGCTGAATTCCATGCTGAGAATGAATTAACTGAAAATTCTTAAGCCGTTCACATCTTAGCTCAGATACATCATTCTGTAGTGTATAGCCGATTTCTTCTGATTCTATACCAACATTACCAACCCTTGTATAGTAGGCAAAACTGGCGTTTAACTAgaatttgttgttgttgtttgtaCAGGGTGATTACAAGGTTATTCAATAGGCTCATggtaaaaaaaaatggaactgaTTCCCTAATCTACAACAGGCAGCCTAGATGTTACAAAGATATAGTGTTGGtaaatctctactataatgtCAGTTGCCAAACCCAAATGGTGATTTAGTCCTGCTGCCACCTTCCCCATATTGTTCGTTCCATTTTCTCAATTCATTCATACTCGTTGCATCATAAGAAACAGATGAGCTAACCTGCGTTAGGAAATAGCCAGATGTTAAGAAAAGTGAAATTAATCAGAGAAGGGAAATCAGGATTACAATCAATACCTTAGCTTTTGCTTGGATAAAATCATCCAATTTAAGGGGTCTCAGATAACTGTTTCCGTTACTCACACATCCCTAGAAAAGATAGGAATCATGTAAGGAAACTTAAGAGTAGAGTAGAAGTGCAGTCTTTATGGTAGAAAGTTCACAGGTGAACGGTTGAAAGAGCATAAGCAccttcttttcttcttctaATAGTTCATGAACTGGCCTATATGCTGCAGCTACACATAGGTTCTGCAGAAACAAACAGTGAATGGTTGCACAGAGACATGAAAAGAGAACATAACAGATTCATTCTTCTGAACAGCAGGGAAACAAGAGTACCACGATCATTCTAGTTTGGTACCTTTAGGTCGCTCCCTGAATAGCCTTCTGTGGCATTTGCAAGCTCATCGAACTTAAAATCAGATTCTAGCTTTTCTTTAGCAAGTAAAATCTTTAGAATCTTCATCCGGTTCTGTGCATCTGGAAGGTCAACATATATCCTGTAGACATGGGACCAATGAACATCTTGCTAAATGGCCATTGCTTAAATTTGTGTCAGAAGCAAGAACATGGAATCTTAGATGTTACCGTCTAGGTAAACGCCGTATCACAGCATCATCCAGATCAAATGGACGATTTGTCGCACCAAGAATAAGGATTCGTTGGCTCTCTTTGGACCTGAGACCATCCCAAGCTGCCATAAATTCATTGCGCATCCTTCTTGTTGCTTCATGCTCAAATGCACCTCCTCTTGCACCAAGTAAGCTGTCAACCTATAACAACCAAACCGTATCATGCCAGGAGATCATGAAAAAACCACCATACGTTGAATACTTGAATCATGCTCAATTTCAGCCAAAGTAATGACAAGAAATGGTTTAAGAGTACTCTTGGTTTTTCTTCTTCCATTTTACTAGTTAACATACAAAAATTACATGGCATTCTCTTTAGCTAAAATACCATGTtgcaatgtttcaaaagatcatCACAAAAATCATGTATGTAGTACACCTAAAGTTAAGTGTAGCCGCAACAATTCAGTTTGAAATTCATCTTTGATGTTGAGATTCAAAAAACACAAGTGTCACTGTCAGCACATGATGAACAGTGCCAGGTTGACTGCATGTCTATTTTGTTTCTTGACATCTAGGGTGAATTTCATACAAACTGAATTGCTGCAACTATACTTAACTTTATGTGTACTACATACATgtttttttcatgattttttgaAGCATTAATGAGGGCGCCAAATCTGCATTGATTAAACATACCTCGTCAACAAATATGATAACAGGAGCTAGTCGACTTGCAAAGGAGAAAAGGGCCTTTGTAAGCTTCTCTGCATCTCCAAACCACTGTTTAAAGGAAAAATAATTTTAAGTCAGTGGTTGGTTGGAAAATGACTTGCATATATGCATATGCATGAGACTGCCAGTCAATGATCATCTTGTTCACAACCATTCAAGCTCTTTGGTTGCTTGCACAAGGAATAAGAATATAGCTGATTGCTAAtatattttgatgcaagattaaCTACAGATGGTCTTTTGGCTGCTTGAGTTAGACATGTCAAACTGTATCAAGTTGAGAAAAATGGTGCTTTCGTGCTCAATTACAACCATGACCATATGGATTTATGTTAGATCATTACTATCTAATGGCTATCACCAGCCATCACTGATTGGCACAATACACAAGAATTGTTAGCTAAGCCACTAATAGTCACTAGTCACAAATAAGGTGTACATGTTTGAGAAAAACAAATAAGGCGTGTGAGTAGGATATCCTAAAGCAACCTGGTGAAACATGAAACAAAATTTCACAGTTGCCACATGTGGTAAACATTATCATAATTTGAATCCACTTATCCTGTGTTTATTTAAATTTTATATTAGTAGATCCTGCATCATCCCAAACAGGAACGTTCAAACCCTTAACCAAACAAGACCATAACAGAACTTTTTCCCAGTAATAAATAACAGATATTGTTATGATCCAACTTCTCACAAAAGAAATTTCATGTAGGTCATGAGCCAATATTGGTAACTTTCATCAAGCAAAGAACCTAACTGCCAAAGTCAATGGACAACCCCAAAAACATATGCCTACATAGAATAAAACTGACAAGATTGAATGGTGTTCTATTGAAACATCATTTAAGGTGTTCATAGTTTACCCAGCATGCAGCCCTCTAattctttgcagcaagaatctTCAGCAACATGTATCACGCGTCTTGATTTTCTTATATAATTCATTTTACATATTATTAATGAACAAAACTGAAAAAAAATCGATATAAAGATAGAGGACAAATGAAATTACCTTTGATGTGAGTGTAGAACCAGTTATACTGATAAAATTTGCTCCAGCTTCTGTTGCAAGGGCTTTTGCCAAGAGTGTTTTCCCTGTTCCAGGAGGCCCAAAAAGCAAAACACCTTTACAGGGCTGACAAGGTGCACACAATCAAATGTTTGTTAGAAATTCAGTAAAGCAGTTAGACCAATTCGAATATGCATAACTTCTGATAAGACAAATATCACAATGTTGAGCGATTGATAGAACTATAACTCAACATTTAGTGAATGAAGCTAAAGCAACAAGCTGTCTAAGAAATAGTGATTTCATTTGCAGAATCTCcacattttttttgtttatctgTAACAAGTGTATCTTTAATTGCACAATCTCATTTTGTAATATACAAAAGAGTTTAACTAAGAACCAAAGATCAACTTAATTGAAGCTTCTGGTTATCTGCTTCACTTATAAGCTAAAACTTATTTCTGCATCCATATGAAATTTGCATGCCTCAATCACATTACACAAGGAAAAGCAACCATCATAAAACTAGACTTAAATACAATTAGGTGAATAAATGTGCAGTCATGTATGATAAATTGGTAACAATCTGAACTGAGCAGTAGCTTGGATGGTTACTTGGTTAGTGCCACCAATTAAGAGGACAGCCACCCAGGCTCGAACCCAGGGCTCACCAATTTGTGAGTACCTCATGGAAAGTGGTTTCAGGGAAAATGCCTAGCGGACTCTCTGCCAGTGGTCAAGGAAAAACAATAGAAAACAATCCAGTGCTAAAAAACGCTCCATAATTAGTTTTTGACAGATGAAGAACAGTCCAATGTCTAACAGTGGACCGAGGTCAACTAGCTAAAGGCTATCAGGACACAATGCACGCATCCACATTAAAAAACTAGATCAACCAAGCAGGAACTAGCTGGCATTTTATATTATTAATAAGACAAAAGCATCCGAACCCCAAATTCACCTCGACCAAGACTTAAATCTGGGTGGTATGGGTATACATCCACACCCTGGACCAACTAAGCTAGCTCATCTTCCTTCCACATTGACTATATTTATGCAGCAATATCTGTATCAATTTACAGAGTGCAAaatagatgctgcaaaagtgtaGTGTAAATGGGAATAGGatcattccaacacctttcaaaGTTGCATCTTTCTCTACCACAGCAACTACATACATCGAAAGAACTCAAGTAACATCTTCATCGAAAGAACTCAAGTAACATCTATGTCATAACCTTGAATTCAGCATGAAACATACTTCTGGAAGCTTCACTACAATGCTAAAGCAACAGCACCTTATAGCTATTTATTGCAGAAAATGATTTTTTTCCTGCAATAACCAATTCTACAACCTAGCATTTTGAGTTCATGCTAATATGAGGTGACTTATGTGTCTATCAAAAATAAGGagtcacttaaatgcaatattCAAGGCTCTGTGATATTTCTAGCAAAATATACATTGTGATTTTCCATCATTATATGTTTCGTACAGTTTTGTACCTCTACTGTTAATTTCTTATTATATGTCTTACACTATCAAAACAATGATAAAatatttatgattttttaacAAAAATTATGATGTTCGTTATCACCTCACAAAATTTGAAATTGAAACTCAGCTTGTACATGGAGAAACAAAAAACGAATATGTTAAGAGGTAAATTAGATCAACTGAAATCAATAAATATGAAGTAAAAAAAATTATCGGAAAAAAAGCAAGCCATACCCTTAATAAATTTCCATGCGAAAAAAGTTCAGGTCTCCTCATTGGAAGAGTAACAAGCTCATCCAATGTTctcttcacatcctcaagtgcACCGATATCATCAAATTTCACTCCAATTTCATTTGGAGGTACAACAGCAGAAATGAAATTGCGTTCATACTCATCTTTAGCCAAAACCTGAAGTTAGGAAGCTTATGAGTTTGTGTAGGCATATAGAACAATGACATAACAGAAAAGGCAGAAAAAAAATCTAACTTTATGAGATAGATAATCAGTTGAATACCTTCAGATTTTGAGATGATTTCTTAGTTGTTATACCCTGTTCCTTCAGCCTCTCGATTGCTATATCCAGActtcacataaataaataaataaaacattagTAGCAAGGGACTGGCTAAGGTAAAAGCAAATAAAACAATAGTCAATGTTTCCCTAAAAAATATATGATGTGAAGTAGATATACCTCTCACGGGGAATGATTAATCTGTCACCCTTGATAGAAGGAAGATCTGTTGATGACAGATAGTGGTTTCTAGCCCACCCAACAACCTTCTCTGCTTCTGCAATAAACAACAAACTCATTGAACTTACTGATTCACATCTGCACCACCAACTAGGCAACTAGCAACGGAAACCTGTGATTGTTATGCAAAAATGGAGGAACAAAAGGaaatatatttcaaatttaGCACTTCAATCCGCTTCACTATTTCAAAATGTGCACTTTGCAGCGTAGCATTAGGATAgtgaatatttttttaatacatTTCCATCTGCAACCGACCAACTATAGCGTTTATTCAATGGAGCAGACCAGTTCACAATTAATTGTCAATAACTTCCAATGATTCATCATGTACCAGAATTTTTACACTATCTCTACATATAGAAACATCATAATTTAATACCATTACAAAACCTTCACTGCAACGAGATTAATCTGGCACCAGGATTTTAGTACTGGTAACCACCCCCAAGCTGGCCACTGCCAATCTGCCACGGTGATGTAGGTAAAGTTGGTTTTGTAGTTGAGGGTTAGTTGCACTTCAAGTTAGTAATAGCAGTGGTTCACTCGAACAAGCATAAAAGCACTAAACCCGAAAAAGAAATTCAGGATATCATAAAAAGAGTTGGTGTCAAATTCCACTATACTTATCAAACAAATTATGTTTCTGTTCCATTTTTCTTGCATTGAACCAGCACAAGACAAACcagttaaaaaaaatcaactcaTATGATGTGCATGAAATTCCAGCAGAAGCATGGGCTACAAATTTGAGTAGACATACTTTGTTTTGTTAAAACAATACCATCCGACTTCACATGCAAAATGTCCACACAAGAAAGATCATGCTCCTCAAGCACCTGCATTAACCAATCATCACTTAGAACTCAGGAACCATGATAGTGAAGTGGCAATCTGAATGAAAATGGAGATGGATGGGAAGCACAAGATCTGCATCCAAACCTTGTGCAATTTAACAAGGTTATGCCTCGAAATCATGATTTTTCTATCCTCTTCAATCTGATTATTAAAAACTCGTAGTTGTTCATCTTCCTGTATGTAAagtaagaaagaaagaaagaaagttaGGAGCTATCATCAAGCTACAGGGCACTTGTGATTGAAATGTGGACTAGGCACTGTAATTCATTGGTTTAATAATAAGAGGCGCCATTATAGCTTCATCATGTGCTGGTACAGTGCATGTCAATAGTTTGTTTTGTGTATTGCGGCTATAAAAACAAGATTTGGTGAAAGATACTAACCTCTGGAAGAGGAACAGTTAGACTATTGGTGAAGAGCTTTGATATGTCACCGGACCTTGAATATCTTTCTCCCTTCAGGCCCCCTACCAACCGCTTCAGTGGTGATGGCTGCAAAGAAACATTTCAAATGAGTCATACTGATTGTGAAGTATTATAATTGAGAAGACAAACTTAAAACTTTTCATAGGCAATGACAAAAGAAATGACAGTCAAAGCTAATATTATAGGTTTCACAATTTGTGCAAATAACATTTTGTAAAGAGCTAATGAGCACTTCTCCTTCAAGTAGCATGATTTCAATTCATGCTAAAACAGCAGGTTTACATATGTCCAAGTAATGACTCACATTCTCTACCCACTCTAATTCTAACGAATGAAAAACATATGTAATTAGTCATCATTAGCAAACAAGGTAGGTACCGATAACTCATAGAATGGACCTGAACGAGCTTGCTAGACAGTCATGCTTCACAATGGTAAGCCAACTAGTGctgttttatgaatgttgtaagagcaactccaagacacTCTCTATATCCTTCCTAATTGTTAAGAATAGAGATTTTGGTGAAAAAGTACCCTTAAATAGCTTCTTTAAATGGTTAGCCAGAAATAGCCATCTTCTATTCCAGATTTCTTGCTAGCCAAAGATAGAAAACGAGAATGGCTCTCCAGAGTGCAAACAAGATATagaaaaactgttggagagtggAAAGATATAAAAAAcgacttttatgcaaatgactcTCCGAATGATGATTTAAAGGGTGAGCTTTAGAaagactcttggagatgctctaaggcaaAATAGGAACAGCAATATAATGGTGCAAAACTCATCCATTAGTTACCAAAAGAATGGAAATAATCAACCAAG is a window encoding:
- the LOC110434391 gene encoding shikimate kinase 1, chloroplastic-like, with the protein product MKLNAFSSQYKRVALAQRRAPTTPKPSLETKQQTKANAKGKKGNSSSKLRNYSAASGARCAPVTILLSPHGHISATATGYHLPPAPSASLDLRIAPRLSRSRLVAASPLPAQQQQQQRMEAGLALQTRAAGFGSGRRRGGLQSPIGSLRVADPAGAAVAAGFGSGRRRGGLQSPIGSLRVADPAGAAVAVRARGSKPVAPLRAKKSFGGHENLHNSVDEALLLKRKSEEVLFYLNGRCIYLVGMMGSGKSTVGKIMSEVLGYSFFDSDKLVEQAVGMPSVAQIFKVHSEAFFRDNESSVLRDLSSMQRLVVATGGGAVIRPVNWKYMKKGLSVWLDVPLDALARRIAKVGTASRPLLDQPSGDPYTMAFSKLSMLAEQRGDAYANADVRVSLEEIASKQGHHDVSKLTPTDIAIESLHKIESFVSEHTPDNPASDSQAESQIQRIQTL